From a single Halodesulfovibrio marinisediminis DSM 17456 genomic region:
- a CDS encoding TDT family transporter has translation MNHPKTIIRVADLPTPTAGLALGIASLGWCWENAAPFQGYAQLAGAGIAAMLLIALLARFVFYPKTLLNDLAHPVVGSVAPTFAMATMVISNAVSKFAPLAGETLWLAAVGIHLIFLAFFIFHQINDFSLQKMVPSWFVPPVGIIVANVSFAGTHFYSFATLLLYFGMVAYAIMLPIMIYRLIFCNEIADAAKPTIAIMAAPASLSLAGYLSMTSNPSALIVAVLLGIAVLMTFVLYVSFSKLLRLPFSPGYAAFTFPLVIGSTALYKSSAWMNAQGWPQDVVQQVSSLATAELYIATTIVSYVAIRYALFFFPKEAIFSFFRKERLVAGTVSN, from the coding sequence ATGAACCATCCGAAAACTATCATTCGAGTCGCTGATCTTCCTACTCCTACTGCAGGTCTTGCTCTTGGTATCGCCAGTCTTGGCTGGTGCTGGGAAAATGCAGCTCCATTCCAGGGATACGCACAGTTAGCTGGTGCAGGCATTGCTGCAATGCTGCTTATTGCACTCCTCGCTCGTTTTGTTTTCTACCCAAAGACGTTGCTTAACGATCTTGCTCATCCGGTTGTCGGTAGCGTTGCGCCAACATTCGCTATGGCAACTATGGTTATCTCTAATGCGGTTTCAAAATTTGCTCCGTTGGCAGGCGAAACCCTCTGGCTCGCCGCTGTCGGAATCCACCTTATTTTTCTTGCGTTCTTTATCTTCCACCAGATCAACGACTTTTCTTTACAGAAAATGGTACCGAGCTGGTTTGTGCCACCTGTTGGCATTATCGTAGCAAACGTAAGCTTTGCCGGAACGCACTTCTACTCTTTTGCAACACTGTTGCTGTACTTCGGCATGGTTGCCTACGCCATCATGCTGCCAATCATGATCTACCGTCTCATCTTCTGTAACGAGATTGCAGACGCAGCAAAACCGACTATCGCTATCATGGCAGCACCTGCAAGCCTCTCCCTTGCTGGTTACCTGTCCATGACAAGCAATCCTTCTGCACTCATCGTTGCAGTATTGCTCGGCATTGCAGTGCTCATGACATTTGTACTCTACGTATCTTTTTCCAAACTCCTGCGTCTTCCTTTCAGCCCGGGCTACGCAGCCTTTACCTTCCCGCTCGTAATCGGCTCCACTGCACTATACAAATCCAGTGCATGGATGAACGCACAGGGATGGCCGCAGGACGTAGTACAGCAAGTATCCAGCCTTGCAACGGCAGAACTTTACATTGCAACTACCATCGTAAGCTATGTTGCTATCCGCTACGCACTCTTTTTCTTCCCGAAAGAAGCGATCTTCTCCTTCTTCCGTAAAGAGCGTCTGGTTGCAGGAACTGTATCAAACTAA
- a CDS encoding DUF3955 domain-containing protein: MLARQNTVEKAIPTSPAFFAKQINRCQNAGHYKNERVTGRMNILKNKTAWLFLILSLLFGVSYQALDIHIQENGLLVEPFFLIPLAWLCLFISAFFFIKNFYKKKFPKKSTPKT, from the coding sequence ATGTTGGCCCGACAAAATACAGTTGAAAAAGCTATACCCACGTCACCCGCCTTTTTCGCTAAACAAATAAATAGATGCCAAAATGCTGGCCACTACAAAAATGAACGGGTAACAGGCCGTATGAATATTTTAAAGAACAAAACAGCATGGCTATTTCTGATATTAAGTTTGCTCTTTGGCGTTAGCTATCAGGCACTTGATATTCATATCCAAGAAAACGGCTTACTCGTTGAACCGTTTTTTTTAATACCACTTGCCTGGTTATGTCTCTTTATCAGCGCCTTCTTCTTCATAAAAAATTTTTATAAAAAAAAATTCCCAAAAAAGAGCACGCCTAAAACGTAA
- a CDS encoding Bcr/CflA family efflux MFS transporter, whose protein sequence is MSNFIFITLLAAFPALSTDMYLPALPIIQEQMGIPLATVNLSLVLFFVFFSFSLLIYGPLSDRIGRRPVLLGGITVYILGSVLCALSNNIWLLVAARIVQAAGAASASALSMALAKDVYTGVERQKVLAYIGVIIPLCPMIAPLFGSLVLEYASWHWIFACQAALASLAMYGTIVFDEPEFEKIRGPIWSVVRRYGVVLSNVPFSLSCFTFSFMGIGFFGFLAGSPDIYVQSFGLTEQQYAMFFGFNALGFMLGSFLCSRLCVDMTAMDILRGSLIGILISSIAVYFFSGTAIGFAITMFCMTFSIGVSRPVSNHMILETVDSDVGTASSILTFTYFILGAVAMQFISFDWTSKPQVISQMGVAAGIIPLAALLFMRKRQKKA, encoded by the coding sequence ATGTCTAATTTTATTTTTATTACGCTTCTTGCAGCGTTCCCAGCGCTTTCAACAGATATGTATCTTCCCGCGTTGCCTATCATTCAGGAACAGATGGGAATCCCGCTGGCAACTGTTAACTTGTCGCTGGTGCTTTTCTTTGTTTTTTTCAGCTTTTCATTGCTGATATACGGTCCCTTGTCTGACCGCATTGGCAGACGCCCCGTGTTGCTGGGTGGCATTACCGTGTACATTCTCGGCAGCGTACTTTGTGCGCTATCCAATAACATTTGGCTTCTCGTCGCTGCCCGTATCGTTCAGGCTGCTGGCGCTGCGTCCGCTTCGGCGCTGTCCATGGCATTGGCGAAAGATGTCTATACTGGAGTGGAACGTCAGAAGGTATTGGCCTATATCGGAGTCATTATCCCGCTGTGTCCGATGATCGCACCGCTTTTTGGCAGCCTTGTGCTGGAATATGCTTCATGGCATTGGATTTTTGCATGTCAGGCCGCTCTTGCATCGCTTGCCATGTATGGAACCATTGTTTTCGATGAACCGGAGTTTGAAAAGATTCGGGGCCCTATCTGGAGTGTGGTTCGTCGTTATGGTGTGGTGCTGTCAAATGTACCTTTTTCATTAAGCTGCTTTACCTTCTCTTTTATGGGAATTGGTTTCTTTGGCTTTCTGGCCGGTTCTCCAGACATTTATGTCCAGTCTTTTGGGCTGACAGAGCAGCAGTACGCCATGTTTTTCGGGTTCAATGCTCTTGGTTTTATGTTGGGATCATTCCTGTGCTCGCGTCTGTGTGTGGATATGACAGCCATGGATATTTTGCGGGGATCGCTTATCGGTATTTTGATCTCAAGCATTGCCGTGTACTTTTTCAGCGGTACCGCAATCGGCTTTGCAATCACCATGTTCTGTATGACATTTTCTATCGGTGTGAGCCGCCCGGTAAGTAACCATATGATTCTGGAGACTGTGGATTCAGATGTGGGAACAGCATCATCAATCCTCACCTTTACGTACTTTATTCTCGGTGCTGTTGCTATGCAGTTCATTTCTTTTGATTGGACCAGCAAGCCGCAGGTAATCAGCCAGATGGGTGTTGCTGCGGGGATCATTCCGCTTGCAGCATTACTTTTCATGCGCAAAAGGCAAAAAAAAGCGTAA
- a CDS encoding molybdate ABC transporter permease subunit → MDFFTILSEQQTTAPLFLTLKTLTLVGLLHLVSGVLLGFYLTTKKSMMRSVVDFLVTLPLVFPPIATGFVLLMLLGRSGLIGTALSVNIVFSFTGVIIASFVAGLPLMVKSVETALRGDVRRLAELARVLGKSDWETFWLVLLPNIRRSIATGWFLALGRGLGEVGITLMLGGNIIGKTNTLSLEIYNAVFSGEFDRAVVLASILAAFSCMIFIALKKLSSPDFL, encoded by the coding sequence ATGGATTTCTTTACTATTTTGTCGGAACAACAGACCACGGCGCCTTTGTTTTTGACACTTAAGACATTGACTCTTGTGGGGCTGCTGCATCTTGTAAGCGGTGTGCTGCTTGGATTTTATCTCACTACCAAAAAAAGCATGATGCGCTCAGTGGTGGACTTTCTGGTGACGCTGCCGCTGGTGTTTCCTCCAATTGCAACGGGTTTTGTATTGCTTATGTTGCTTGGGCGTTCCGGCTTAATTGGAACAGCGCTCTCCGTGAATATTGTGTTCAGTTTTACGGGAGTCATCATTGCTTCGTTTGTGGCTGGGCTGCCGCTTATGGTGAAGTCTGTTGAAACAGCACTACGTGGTGATGTACGACGGTTGGCGGAGCTTGCCCGTGTATTGGGAAAGAGTGACTGGGAAACCTTTTGGCTGGTGCTTCTTCCTAATATCCGCCGGAGTATTGCCACGGGCTGGTTCCTTGCTCTGGGAAGGGGGTTAGGTGAAGTGGGAATAACCCTTATGTTGGGTGGAAATATTATTGGCAAAACTAACACGTTGTCCCTTGAAATTTACAACGCTGTGTTCAGCGGTGAGTTCGACAGGGCAGTTGTTCTGGCATCAATTCTTGCTGCTTTTTCTTGCATGATATTTATCGCGTTGAAAAAACTTTCGTCACCAGATTTCCTCTAG
- the modA gene encoding molybdate ABC transporter substrate-binding protein, whose product MNVFRITTLSVFLFVVTVTTGWADTVVLASGAGYKKMVNALASAYTQKTGHSVDLIFGNMARVTTLAKQGDSVGLVLGDVCFLKKAKLPMQSMQELGRGKLVLAFSRSAKASTVADLDSPQVGRIALPDGKKAIYGKAAREFLQASGRIPAIQPKLVEVSTVPQVFSYIATNEVDMGFLNLTHALNVVDKLGGYVLVDESQYSPISIVVGVLANEAQAKEQQDFLQFLNTREAQAIVHKLGL is encoded by the coding sequence ATGAATGTATTTCGGATTACTACCCTGAGTGTGTTTTTGTTTGTCGTTACTGTAACAACTGGTTGGGCTGATACCGTTGTTCTGGCATCCGGTGCGGGATATAAAAAAATGGTGAATGCACTCGCCTCTGCATACACGCAGAAGACGGGGCATTCTGTTGATCTTATTTTCGGAAATATGGCTCGCGTAACCACCTTGGCGAAACAGGGAGATAGCGTAGGGCTGGTGCTTGGAGATGTTTGTTTTTTGAAAAAAGCCAAGTTGCCAATGCAATCTATGCAGGAATTAGGACGTGGAAAGCTGGTGCTGGCATTTTCCAGGTCGGCAAAAGCCTCGACAGTGGCTGATCTGGATAGCCCTCAGGTAGGGCGTATTGCTTTGCCGGATGGAAAAAAAGCTATCTATGGAAAAGCAGCACGTGAGTTTTTGCAGGCAAGCGGAAGGATTCCGGCCATTCAGCCCAAGTTGGTAGAAGTCTCTACCGTGCCACAGGTGTTTTCCTACATTGCAACTAATGAGGTGGATATGGGTTTTCTGAACCTGACTCATGCTTTGAATGTTGTGGATAAGCTTGGCGGATACGTACTGGTGGATGAATCCCAGTACTCTCCGATATCAATTGTTGTGGGTGTGCTTGCCAATGAGGCACAGGCAAAAGAGCAGCAGGACTTTTTACAGTTTCTTAATACACGGGAAGCGCAGGCAATTGTTCATAAGCTCGGGCTGTAA
- a CDS encoding iron-containing alcohol dehydrogenase: MPVCEQVNGFFIPSVTLMGIGAHKELPAKLRSIGGTKPLLVTDKGMTAIGMTQKIVDLLEADGINCIVFDETVPNPTDKNVADGLAIYKKEQCDALITLGGGSAHDCGKGIGLVSTNGGTIHDYEGLDKSEKGMPPYIAVNTTAGTASEMTRCCVITNTARKVKMAIIDWHVTPAIALDDPLLMMGMPPALTAATGMDALTHAVEAYVSTAATPLTDACAEKAIKLVAEHLRTAVANGQDIHAREGMCYAQYLAGMAFNNASVGHVHAMAHQLGGYYNLPHGECNAILLPYVEEINMIAKMDRFAEMAAWMGEDTEGISTRDAAKKFMKAVRELSKDVGIPSGLKELGKRYGKDVKVADIPTMTANAQMDVCVFTNPRVLSDEEVMSIYEAAM, translated from the coding sequence ATGCCTGTATGTGAACAAGTGAATGGATTCTTTATTCCAAGTGTTACCCTTATGGGAATCGGAGCACACAAAGAGCTACCTGCAAAATTGCGCTCTATCGGTGGAACCAAGCCGTTGCTGGTAACGGATAAAGGCATGACCGCCATCGGCATGACGCAAAAAATTGTAGACCTGCTTGAGGCAGACGGCATCAACTGCATTGTTTTTGATGAAACGGTTCCGAACCCTACAGATAAAAACGTAGCGGACGGTCTTGCCATCTACAAAAAAGAACAATGCGACGCCCTGATCACCCTTGGCGGCGGCAGTGCACATGACTGCGGGAAAGGCATCGGACTTGTGAGCACCAACGGCGGCACTATCCATGATTATGAAGGACTGGATAAATCTGAAAAAGGAATGCCACCATACATAGCAGTTAACACAACTGCCGGTACTGCCTCAGAAATGACACGTTGTTGCGTTATTACCAACACAGCGCGTAAGGTAAAAATGGCCATCATTGACTGGCACGTAACTCCTGCCATCGCGCTTGATGACCCGCTGCTGATGATGGGCATGCCACCCGCCCTCACAGCAGCAACCGGTATGGATGCATTAACCCACGCAGTAGAAGCGTATGTCTCCACTGCTGCCACACCGCTGACAGATGCCTGCGCAGAAAAAGCAATCAAACTTGTTGCCGAACACCTGCGTACAGCCGTTGCAAACGGACAGGATATCCATGCACGTGAAGGTATGTGCTACGCTCAGTACTTGGCTGGTATGGCGTTTAACAACGCAAGCGTCGGGCACGTTCATGCCATGGCGCACCAATTGGGCGGCTATTACAACCTGCCACACGGCGAATGTAATGCGATTCTTTTACCGTATGTTGAAGAAATTAATATGATTGCGAAAATGGATCGTTTCGCAGAAATGGCTGCATGGATGGGTGAAGATACCGAAGGAATAAGCACCCGTGATGCTGCTAAAAAATTCATGAAAGCTGTCCGCGAACTTTCTAAAGATGTCGGCATCCCAAGCGGCTTAAAAGAGCTTGGAAAACGATACGGCAAGGATGTGAAAGTAGCAGATATTCCTACCATGACAGCAAATGCTCAAATGGACGTATGCGTCTTCACCAACCCTCGTGTTCTTTCTGATGAAGAAGTTATGAGCATTTATGAAGCTGCCATGTAA
- a CDS encoding universal stress protein, which produces MYEKMLVAFDGAETSLPLVRQAAHFARLENCSVHIVTACPKCNGELRIQGTTNVLNDMYEKISKSLDDIVGECKADGIEVYGHFCVGNPAEIVLEKIGDLGIDIVALGTHSTQLLQSVVIGSVAEAVVRKTTCDLLILTGANELSFESIFLAYDGSREADAAARQACTLAECYGSRLTAGIAYEMEMEAFSVYPAVETTVVDKTEQIVESIKSIVESTAVRDFDVVIRYGNPVHKALVEEAQKKEAGLIVVGTRAYSKLFHLLVGGVVYKLVYSSCPVLIVKNHSKPE; this is translated from the coding sequence ATGTATGAAAAAATGCTTGTAGCTTTTGACGGTGCGGAAACTTCATTACCACTTGTACGTCAAGCGGCTCACTTTGCCCGCTTAGAAAATTGTTCAGTCCATATTGTTACGGCTTGCCCGAAGTGTAATGGGGAGTTGCGGATTCAGGGGACAACAAATGTGTTGAACGACATGTATGAAAAGATCAGCAAGTCTCTTGATGATATCGTCGGCGAGTGTAAAGCAGATGGAATAGAGGTTTATGGACATTTTTGTGTCGGAAATCCTGCAGAGATTGTTTTGGAAAAAATTGGAGATCTTGGCATCGATATTGTTGCTTTAGGTACCCATTCGACACAACTGCTGCAGTCTGTGGTTATCGGCTCGGTTGCAGAGGCTGTTGTGCGTAAGACAACCTGTGATCTACTGATTCTTACCGGAGCAAATGAACTGTCTTTTGAAAGTATCTTTCTTGCGTATGACGGAAGTAGAGAAGCAGATGCAGCGGCGCGGCAGGCTTGTACCTTGGCAGAGTGTTATGGTTCTCGTTTGACTGCCGGAATAGCCTACGAAATGGAGATGGAAGCATTTAGTGTTTACCCTGCGGTGGAGACTACAGTTGTCGATAAGACAGAGCAGATCGTAGAATCTATTAAGAGTATTGTTGAGTCCACGGCTGTCAGGGATTTTGATGTGGTGATACGGTATGGCAATCCTGTTCACAAAGCGCTTGTAGAAGAAGCACAGAAAAAAGAGGCAGGGTTAATCGTTGTCGGGACTAGGGCATACAGCAAACTATTTCACCTCCTTGTAGGGGGAGTAGTCTACAAACTCGTATATAGCAGCTGCCCTGTGCTCATTGTAAAGAACCATTCAAAGCCAGAATAG
- a CDS encoding cupin domain-containing protein encodes MNDSTIANNTVYFSHGSKELKDIAWVDHPTFKGVQLKHLLTSEETGNIFSSHLIKIAPQCGLENHCHENQKELHEIMAGHGECVLTGKTICYKKGVMTVIEKGEPHQVKADEQGLLLLAKFFPPLV; translated from the coding sequence ATGAACGATTCCACTATTGCTAATAACACCGTCTACTTTTCACATGGTTCCAAAGAACTGAAAGACATTGCATGGGTTGACCATCCGACATTCAAAGGCGTGCAACTTAAACATCTTCTCACAAGTGAAGAAACTGGCAACATTTTCAGCTCACATCTAATTAAAATCGCCCCACAATGCGGACTGGAAAATCATTGTCACGAAAACCAGAAAGAACTGCATGAAATTATGGCTGGACACGGAGAATGTGTTTTAACTGGAAAAACAATCTGTTACAAAAAAGGAGTGATGACTGTAATTGAAAAAGGCGAACCACATCAAGTAAAGGCAGATGAGCAAGGGCTTCTTCTGCTAGCCAAGTTTTTTCCACCACTAGTATAG
- a CDS encoding AraC family transcriptional regulator, with protein MVKESSELRILTLSEELGIEAIFGKRIRNTFQRHIHSTYLFGLVEKGVRHITCDDRTYSVAEQELFMLQPAQVHACTCSEDHCYSILSVSPELIETLRAQKLEKNRNLHPCFTQIHYKDAKLSQQLQDIFTLITKQGMSDHALTLIQTYISTLLQHEPHTAQEVVPSPEPIVKNTCAFLKKNHAEKLPLSAVAEQACLSPFHFQRLFTKRMGISPSDYLQAHRVAEARQLLQKDIPLSDVSVSLGFYDQSHFSRIFRKMMGVSPGAYRKTNSK; from the coding sequence ATGGTAAAAGAAAGCAGCGAGCTTCGTATTCTCACCCTTTCAGAAGAATTGGGAATTGAGGCAATATTCGGAAAACGGATACGTAACACATTCCAGCGCCACATCCACTCTACCTACCTTTTTGGTCTTGTAGAAAAGGGAGTACGGCATATTACATGTGATGACCGCACGTATTCTGTTGCCGAACAGGAGCTGTTTATGTTGCAACCGGCACAGGTGCATGCGTGTACATGTAGTGAAGACCATTGCTATAGTATCTTGAGTGTGTCACCGGAGCTTATTGAAACGCTCAGAGCACAAAAGCTCGAGAAAAACAGGAACCTGCATCCTTGCTTTACCCAGATCCATTACAAAGATGCAAAGCTCTCACAGCAGCTTCAAGACATATTCACCCTCATAACAAAACAGGGCATGAGTGATCATGCCCTTACTTTAATTCAAACCTACATATCCACTCTACTCCAACACGAGCCGCATACAGCACAAGAAGTAGTGCCTTCCCCTGAGCCAATCGTTAAAAATACCTGTGCATTCCTCAAAAAGAACCACGCAGAAAAGCTACCACTCTCAGCCGTTGCAGAGCAAGCGTGCCTAAGCCCGTTTCATTTCCAACGACTGTTCACCAAACGCATGGGCATAAGCCCCAGCGACTATCTGCAAGCACACCGTGTAGCCGAAGCTCGGCAACTGCTGCAAAAAGACATTCCATTAAGCGATGTTAGTGTATCACTGGGCTTTTACGATCAAAGCCATTTTTCACGCATATTTCGTAAGATGATGGGGGTCTCTCCTGGAGCGTACCGGAAAACGAATTCCAAGTAG
- a CDS encoding GNAT family N-acetyltransferase — protein sequence MESIVTLTAENIDDEHICCAIADKKCAQGYQAKKDWLATQFPNGYVFKKGDVRGKVFIEYVPAEHAWVPVDAPNYLLINCFWVSGKYKGKGNGKKLFEECMADAKGKDGVIVVTGKTKQPFMSDKRFFKKQGFELLDVAPPYFELWGKRFSEGSPVPAFKESAKTGECSVRDGLAVFYTNACPFTEYYVEDLVRVATARGKNITVTKFTSKEEAQAHCVPYTNYTVFNDGKFVTQRILSEKEFDKVFGT from the coding sequence ATGGAATCGATTGTCACACTTACAGCAGAAAATATAGATGATGAACATATTTGTTGTGCCATAGCTGACAAGAAATGTGCGCAGGGATATCAGGCAAAAAAGGATTGGTTGGCAACGCAGTTTCCAAACGGATATGTTTTTAAAAAAGGGGATGTGCGCGGTAAAGTTTTTATAGAATATGTACCGGCTGAACACGCATGGGTGCCTGTTGATGCTCCTAACTATCTGTTGATTAATTGCTTCTGGGTATCCGGAAAGTATAAAGGCAAGGGAAACGGCAAGAAGCTGTTTGAAGAATGTATGGCGGACGCAAAAGGCAAGGATGGGGTGATTGTTGTTACTGGCAAAACAAAGCAACCCTTTATGTCAGATAAGCGTTTTTTTAAAAAGCAGGGCTTCGAGTTGCTGGACGTTGCACCACCATACTTTGAACTGTGGGGAAAACGTTTTTCAGAAGGTAGCCCTGTGCCTGCATTTAAGGAATCGGCAAAAACGGGTGAGTGTTCAGTTAGAGACGGATTGGCTGTGTTCTACACAAACGCTTGTCCGTTTACTGAATATTATGTTGAAGATCTGGTTCGTGTGGCAACAGCACGTGGTAAGAATATTACGGTTACAAAATTTACATCCAAAGAAGAAGCGCAAGCGCATTGTGTGCCGTACACAAATTACACTGTGTTCAATGATGGAAAGTTTGTCACACAACGGATTCTCTCTGAGAAAGAGTTCGATAAGGTTTTTGGTACATAA
- the phnN gene encoding phosphonate metabolism protein/1,5-bisphosphokinase (PRPP-forming) PhnN, translating to MAGTLFYLMGPSGAGKDALLNALRSRLEDKPVIIAHRYITRPASATGENHVALSKKEFKKYLFANSFSLHWHSHNRDYGIGIEINYWLQRGISVVINGSRAYLQQACELYPDLQPILITAPEDTIKERLYKRKRETEAEIMQRLQQNAELNTTCTSNSRCGKKTVVIMNDSTIESAVNQLEAIICNKKLPRHT from the coding sequence ATGGCAGGCACACTATTTTATCTTATGGGCCCTTCAGGTGCAGGAAAAGATGCACTCCTCAATGCCCTTCGTTCCCGTCTGGAAGATAAACCGGTAATTATTGCACACCGCTACATTACCCGTCCTGCTTCCGCTACTGGTGAAAACCACGTGGCACTTTCAAAAAAAGAATTTAAAAAGTATCTGTTTGCGAACAGCTTTTCGCTACACTGGCACAGCCACAACAGGGACTACGGCATCGGCATAGAAATAAATTACTGGCTGCAACGAGGCATTTCAGTCGTCATCAACGGATCACGCGCCTACCTTCAACAAGCTTGCGAACTGTATCCTGATTTACAGCCAATACTTATTACCGCGCCGGAAGACACTATCAAAGAACGCCTCTACAAACGAAAGCGCGAGACAGAAGCAGAAATCATGCAACGTCTCCAGCAGAATGCGGAATTAAACACCACATGCACCAGCAATTCCCGCTGCGGAAAGAAGACCGTAGTGATTATGAATGATTCAACAATTGAATCCGCCGTCAACCAACTGGAAGCCATCATCTGCAATAAAAAACTCCCCCGACACACCTAG